Proteins encoded together in one Kitasatospora albolonga window:
- a CDS encoding prolipoprotein diacylglyceryl transferase has translation MNLASIPSPSTGVIELGPIPLRGYAFCIIIGVFVAVWIGNKRWVARGGKAGTVADIAVWAVPFGLVGGRLYHVITDYQLYFSEGQNWVDAFKIWEGGLGIWGAIALGAVGAWIGCRRRGIPLPAWADALAPGIAVAQAIGRWGNWFNQELYGKPTDLPWALEISEGPNRVAGTYHPTFLYESLWCIGVALLVIWADRRFKLGHGRAFALYVAAYCAGRAWIEYMRVDEAHHILGLRLNVWTAIIVFALAVAYIVISARLRPGREEIVEPDKAAGAAAAAEKKDDDADGTDAPEADSTDGDPLKKDAPDTDSADSDPLKKNAPEAADKS, from the coding sequence ATGAACCTTGCCTCCATTCCCAGCCCGTCGACCGGCGTGATCGAGCTCGGCCCGATCCCGCTGCGCGGCTACGCGTTCTGCATCATCATCGGTGTCTTCGTCGCCGTCTGGATCGGCAACAAGCGCTGGGTCGCCCGTGGCGGCAAAGCGGGCACCGTCGCCGACATCGCCGTCTGGGCCGTGCCCTTCGGCCTCGTCGGCGGCCGGCTCTACCACGTGATCACCGACTACCAGCTCTACTTCAGCGAAGGCCAGAACTGGGTCGACGCCTTCAAGATCTGGGAGGGCGGTCTCGGCATCTGGGGCGCCATCGCCCTCGGCGCGGTCGGCGCCTGGATCGGCTGCCGCCGCCGGGGCATCCCGCTGCCCGCCTGGGCGGACGCGCTGGCCCCCGGTATCGCCGTCGCCCAGGCCATCGGCCGCTGGGGCAACTGGTTCAACCAGGAGCTGTACGGAAAGCCGACCGACCTCCCCTGGGCGCTGGAGATCAGCGAGGGCCCGAACCGGGTCGCCGGGACGTACCACCCGACCTTCCTGTACGAGTCGCTGTGGTGCATCGGCGTCGCCCTCCTCGTCATCTGGGCCGACCGCCGCTTCAAGCTCGGCCACGGACGGGCCTTCGCGCTGTACGTCGCGGCCTACTGCGCCGGACGCGCCTGGATCGAGTACATGCGGGTCGACGAGGCCCACCACATCCTCGGCCTGCGGCTGAACGTGTGGACCGCGATCATCGTCTTCGCCCTCGCCGTCGCGTACATCGTGATCTCCGCCAGGCTCCGCCCGGGCCGCGAGGAGATCGTCGAGCCGGACAAGGCCGCCGGGGCCGCCGCAGCCGCCGAGAAGAAGGACGACGACGCGGACGGCACGGACGCTCCCGAGGCCGACAGCACGGACGGCGACCCGCTGAAGAAGGACGCGCCGGACACCGACAGCGCCGACAGCGACCCGCTGAAGAAGAACGCCCCCGAGGCAGCCGACAAGAGCTGA
- a CDS encoding acyl-CoA transferase, with protein MSTTAAGPLTGLKVIDLATLFAGPLAATMLGDFGADVIKVEHPRKPDPSRGHGPAKDGVGLWWKLLGRNKRTLTLDLSAPGGRDVLLRLAAETDVIVENFRPGTLERWGLGPEELHAVNPRLVLARVTGFGQFGPYAHRPGFGTLAEAMSGFAAITGEPDGPPTLPPFGLADSIAALATAYAVMAALAGRERTGEGQVVDLAIIEPILTVLGPQPLWYDQLGYVQPRTGNRSRNNAPRNTYRTADGHWVAVSTSAQSVAERVMRLVGRPELIEEPWFGSGTGRAEHTEELDAAVGHWISRHSREEVLNGFEKAEAAVAPIHDVREVMEDPQYRALGTIAEVDDPELGPLRMQNVLFRLSETPGAIRWAGRPHGADTEEILHGLGLSATRIAALRDQGAL; from the coding sequence ATGAGTACGACAGCAGCGGGGCCCCTGACCGGGCTGAAGGTCATCGACCTCGCCACCCTCTTCGCCGGACCGCTCGCCGCCACCATGCTCGGGGACTTCGGCGCCGATGTGATCAAGGTCGAGCACCCCCGTAAACCGGACCCCTCGCGCGGCCACGGGCCCGCCAAGGACGGCGTCGGCCTCTGGTGGAAGCTGCTCGGCCGCAACAAGCGCACGCTCACGCTCGACCTCTCCGCCCCCGGCGGCCGGGACGTGCTGCTGCGACTGGCCGCCGAGACCGATGTGATCGTGGAGAACTTCCGGCCGGGGACGCTGGAGCGCTGGGGGCTCGGTCCCGAGGAGCTGCACGCGGTCAACCCGCGGCTGGTGCTGGCCCGGGTCACCGGCTTCGGCCAGTTCGGGCCGTACGCGCACCGGCCCGGGTTCGGCACGCTGGCGGAGGCGATGAGCGGGTTCGCGGCGATCACCGGGGAGCCGGACGGGCCGCCGACGCTGCCGCCGTTCGGGCTGGCGGACTCGATCGCGGCGCTGGCGACGGCGTACGCGGTGATGGCCGCGCTCGCCGGACGGGAGAGGACGGGCGAGGGGCAGGTGGTGGACCTGGCGATCATCGAGCCGATCCTGACCGTGCTGGGCCCGCAGCCGCTCTGGTACGACCAGCTCGGTTACGTCCAGCCGCGCACCGGCAACCGCTCCCGCAACAACGCCCCACGCAACACCTACCGCACCGCCGACGGCCACTGGGTCGCGGTCTCCACCTCCGCCCAGTCGGTGGCGGAGCGGGTGATGCGGCTGGTCGGCCGCCCGGAGCTGATCGAGGAGCCGTGGTTCGGCTCGGGCACCGGCCGGGCCGAGCACACCGAGGAGCTCGACGCGGCGGTCGGCCACTGGATCTCCCGGCACAGCCGCGAGGAGGTGCTCAACGGCTTCGAGAAGGCGGAGGCCGCCGTGGCGCCGATCCATGACGTACGGGAGGTGATGGAGGACCCGCAGTACCGGGCGCTGGGCACGATCGCCGAGGTCGACGACCCGGAGCTGGGACCGCTGCGGATGCAGAACGTCCTCTTCCGGCTCTCGGAGACCCCGGGCGCCATCCGCTGGGCGGGCCGCCCGCACGGCGCGGACACCGAGGAGATCCTGCACGGGCTCGGCCTCTCCGCCACCCGGATCGCGGCGCTGCGGGACCAGGGGGCGCTGTGA
- a CDS encoding CoA ester lyase gives MSDCPAPAAPPLPEDIPPVGRPPLTWLYVPGDRPETVAKALGCGADVVIVDLEDAVAPDRKEYARAATAELLADPVTAVPLHVRVHGEDDIRALTGLPGLSGFRLPKITHAVSVHHVAAVAPGVPLYPLLESALALEHAYSIASAGPAVRGIALGEADLRADLGVREDSGLDWSRSRLVVAARAAALPPPAQSVFPDVRDLDGLWASCVRGRGLGLLGRAAIHPRQLEVIERAFRPTAREIEEAEEIVAASAVEAGALALPDGRFVDAAVVASARRTLAIAGRS, from the coding sequence GTGAGCGACTGCCCGGCCCCCGCCGCTCCCCCGCTGCCGGAGGACATCCCGCCGGTCGGCCGCCCCCCGCTGACCTGGCTGTACGTCCCCGGGGACCGGCCGGAGACGGTGGCCAAGGCGCTCGGCTGCGGGGCGGACGTGGTCATCGTGGATCTGGAGGACGCGGTCGCCCCCGACCGCAAGGAGTACGCGCGCGCCGCCACCGCCGAGCTCCTCGCGGACCCGGTGACCGCCGTACCCCTTCATGTCCGGGTGCACGGCGAGGACGACATCCGGGCGCTGACGGGGCTGCCGGGTCTGTCCGGGTTCCGGCTGCCCAAGATCACGCACGCGGTCTCCGTGCACCATGTGGCGGCGGTGGCCCCCGGCGTACCGCTGTATCCGCTGCTGGAGTCGGCGCTCGCCCTGGAGCACGCGTACTCGATCGCCTCGGCCGGCCCCGCCGTCCGGGGCATCGCGCTGGGCGAGGCGGATCTCCGTGCCGATCTGGGCGTACGGGAGGACAGCGGGCTGGACTGGTCGCGCAGCCGACTCGTGGTGGCGGCCCGGGCGGCCGCGCTGCCGCCGCCCGCGCAGTCGGTCTTCCCGGACGTGCGGGACCTGGACGGGCTGTGGGCCTCGTGCGTACGGGGACGGGGGCTCGGGCTGCTGGGGCGGGCGGCGATCCATCCGCGTCAGCTGGAGGTGATCGAGCGGGCGTTCCGGCCGACGGCCCGGGAGATCGAGGAGGCCGAGGAGATCGTCGCGGCGTCGGCGGTGGAGGCGGGGGCGCTGGCGCTGCCGGACGGGCGGTTCGTGGACGCGGCGGTGGTGGCGTCGGCGCGCCGCACACTGGCGATCGCCGGGCGGTCCTGA